The following are encoded in a window of Prochlorococcus marinus str. MIT 1013 genomic DNA:
- a CDS encoding 3-deoxy-7-phosphoheptulonate synthase → MSTSSYFSMVDSTSDLHVVETRPLMSPALLHRDLPLDKGTSEVVSTTRKKIQSILHGIDPRILVIVGPCSVHDVDAAIEYANRLAPLRNKYSQQLEIVMRVYFEKPRTTVGWKGLINDPHLDDSYDINTGLRKARGLLLDLAKKGMPAATELLDPVVPQYIADLISWTAIGARTTESQTHREMASGLSMPVGYKNGTDGTATIAINAMQAASKPHHFLGINNDGHASIVSTTGNPDGHLVLRGGKNGTNYHFDAINLITDELAQFKMPGKVMVDCSHGNSNKDFRRQSEVLRDVASQLKGGSKNVMGVMIESHLVEGNQKLSSDLSKLTYGQSVTDACINFSTTEVLLEELAESVK, encoded by the coding sequence ATGTCCACCTCATCATATTTTTCAATGGTGGATAGCACCTCTGACCTTCATGTAGTTGAGACTCGTCCATTAATGTCACCAGCATTACTTCATAGAGATTTGCCTTTAGATAAGGGAACCTCAGAAGTTGTCTCTACTACTCGAAAAAAGATTCAATCCATTCTTCATGGTATTGATCCACGAATTTTGGTGATTGTTGGACCATGTTCGGTTCATGATGTTGATGCTGCTATTGAATATGCAAATCGTTTAGCTCCATTGAGAAATAAATATAGTCAGCAGCTAGAAATTGTTATGCGTGTTTATTTTGAGAAACCTCGTACAACTGTTGGTTGGAAAGGACTTATTAATGACCCTCATCTTGATGATTCTTACGATATTAATACTGGCTTAAGAAAAGCAAGAGGTTTATTGCTTGATTTAGCTAAAAAAGGAATGCCTGCTGCTACTGAATTGCTTGATCCAGTTGTTCCTCAATATATTGCTGATTTGATTAGTTGGACTGCTATTGGAGCAAGAACGACAGAGAGTCAGACTCATCGTGAAATGGCGTCTGGATTGTCAATGCCTGTTGGTTATAAGAATGGTACTGATGGGACAGCAACGATAGCGATTAATGCAATGCAAGCGGCTTCAAAACCTCATCATTTTTTAGGAATTAATAACGATGGTCACGCTTCGATAGTGAGTACTACAGGTAATCCAGATGGTCATCTTGTTCTAAGAGGTGGTAAGAATGGAACTAATTATCATTTTGATGCAATTAATTTAATTACAGATGAATTGGCACAATTTAAGATGCCTGGAAAAGTCATGGTTGATTGTAGTCATGGCAACTCAAATAAAGATTTTCGTAGACAATCTGAAGTTTTACGGGATGTTGCATCACAATTAAAAGGTGGATCAAAGAATGTAATGGGCGTAATGATTGAAAGCCATCTTGTTGAGGGTAATCAGAAGTTAAGTTCAGACTTGTCAAAACTTACCTATGGGCAAAGTGTTACGGATGCATGCATAAACTTTTCTACAACTGAAGTTTTATTAGAGGAATTAGCTGAATCAGTCAAATAA
- the acnB gene encoding bifunctional aconitate hydratase 2/2-methylisocitrate dehydratase, translated as MLKSYLSHVAEREALGVPPLPLDAKQTQALTELLEKPDKEIDQNFLLDLLINRIPPGVDQASYIKATWLSSIALEESKSPLVSPLKATELLGTMIGGYNVSALIEILKSKDKELAASASKALSNTLLVYDAVNDILELAKNNIYAEKVINSWSDGEWFTNKQPLAQEITVTVFKVEGETNTDDLSPATHATTRPDIPLHALAMLETRDPEGLSTIEELKKKGHPIAYVGDVVGTGSSRKSAINSVLWHTGQDIPYVPNKRGSGVVIGGKIAPIFFNTAEDSGALPIECDVSNLKTGDVITIFPYKGEVRRSENKIKSGELLSKFDLKPQTITDEVRAGGRIPLMIGRALTDKVRAKLKLPASTLFIRPGQPPASKHGFTQAQKMVGKACGLEGVLPGASCEPIMTTVGSQDTTGPMTRDEMKELACLGFSADLVMQSFCHTAAYPKPVDIKTQKELPDFFAERGGVALKPGDGIIHSWLNRMLLPDTVGTGGDSHTRFPLGISFPGGSGVVAFAAAIGSMPLDMPESVLVRFKGSLQTGVTLRDVVNAIPWMAIQQGLLTVAKENKVNVFNGKILEIEGLPNLKLEQAFELTDASAERSCAGCSIQLSEETISEYLESNIVLLKNMIARGYKDARTINRRIKEMKDWLKKPDLLKADSDAQYSEILEIDLNELKEPVLACPNDPDNVKLLSEVAGTPIQEVFIGSCMTNIGHYRAAAKILEGEEENAARLWVSPPTRMDEEILKKEGYYEIFEKAGSRMEMPGCSLCMGNQARVEDNSTVFSTSTRNFNNRLGKGAQVFLGSAELAAVCALLGHIPTTDEYLAIASKKVSPLTHEIYRYLNFDEIPNFIEDGRVITKEEEASILQT; from the coding sequence ATGCTAAAAAGCTACTTATCACATGTTGCAGAAAGAGAAGCATTAGGAGTCCCTCCGCTTCCTTTAGATGCAAAACAGACTCAAGCTTTAACAGAATTATTAGAAAAACCAGATAAAGAAATCGATCAAAACTTTTTACTTGATCTTCTTATCAATCGAATTCCTCCTGGGGTTGATCAAGCCTCTTATATCAAAGCCACTTGGCTTAGCTCAATTGCTCTAGAAGAATCAAAAAGTCCATTAGTGAGTCCTTTAAAAGCAACTGAACTTTTAGGTACAATGATTGGCGGATATAATGTATCAGCATTAATTGAAATACTAAAATCTAAAGATAAAGAATTAGCAGCATCAGCCTCCAAAGCATTAAGTAATACTCTTTTAGTTTATGATGCTGTAAACGACATTTTAGAATTAGCAAAAAATAATATTTATGCAGAAAAAGTTATAAATAGCTGGTCCGATGGAGAATGGTTTACTAATAAACAACCCTTAGCACAGGAAATAACAGTAACGGTATTTAAAGTTGAAGGAGAAACAAATACAGACGACCTTTCTCCCGCAACTCATGCAACAACAAGACCAGATATTCCTTTACATGCTTTAGCAATGCTAGAGACTCGAGATCCAGAGGGTTTAAGCACTATTGAAGAATTAAAAAAGAAAGGACATCCAATAGCATATGTTGGAGATGTCGTTGGAACAGGAAGCTCTAGAAAGTCAGCAATAAACTCTGTCCTTTGGCATACAGGACAAGACATACCTTACGTGCCAAATAAAAGAGGGAGTGGTGTTGTAATAGGAGGCAAAATTGCTCCTATTTTTTTTAATACTGCTGAAGATTCAGGTGCTCTTCCAATTGAATGTGATGTAAGCAATCTCAAAACAGGAGATGTAATTACTATTTTCCCTTACAAAGGAGAAGTTAGAAGAAGTGAAAATAAGATAAAGAGTGGAGAACTTCTTTCAAAATTTGACTTAAAACCACAAACTATTACTGATGAAGTAAGAGCAGGTGGGCGAATCCCTTTAATGATTGGAAGAGCTTTAACAGACAAAGTTAGAGCAAAATTAAAACTTCCTGCCTCTACTCTTTTTATCCGTCCTGGTCAGCCACCTGCATCAAAGCATGGGTTTACACAAGCTCAAAAAATGGTTGGGAAAGCTTGCGGTTTAGAAGGCGTACTCCCTGGTGCAAGTTGTGAACCAATAATGACAACAGTTGGTAGTCAAGATACTACTGGTCCGATGACTAGAGATGAAATGAAAGAATTAGCTTGTTTAGGGTTTTCTGCTGATTTAGTTATGCAGAGTTTCTGCCATACGGCGGCATATCCCAAGCCCGTTGATATCAAAACCCAAAAAGAACTTCCTGATTTTTTTGCTGAAAGAGGGGGCGTAGCATTAAAACCTGGTGATGGAATTATTCACAGTTGGTTAAATAGAATGCTTTTACCAGACACTGTCGGGACTGGTGGCGACAGTCATACACGATTCCCCTTGGGCATCTCATTTCCAGGAGGTTCGGGAGTTGTGGCATTTGCTGCAGCCATTGGTTCCATGCCTTTAGATATGCCAGAGTCAGTTCTTGTACGTTTTAAAGGATCTTTACAGACTGGCGTCACTTTAAGAGATGTAGTTAATGCCATTCCTTGGATGGCTATACAACAAGGTCTTCTGACAGTCGCAAAAGAGAACAAAGTTAATGTGTTTAATGGAAAGATATTAGAAATAGAGGGTCTACCAAATTTAAAATTAGAGCAAGCCTTTGAACTAACTGATGCAAGTGCAGAAAGATCATGTGCGGGATGCTCTATTCAACTCTCAGAAGAAACAATCAGTGAATATTTAGAAAGCAATATTGTTTTACTTAAAAATATGATTGCTAGGGGATATAAAGACGCAAGAACAATAAATAGAAGAATTAAAGAAATGAAAGATTGGCTAAAAAAGCCAGATTTACTAAAAGCTGATTCAGATGCTCAATACTCAGAAATTTTAGAAATAGACTTGAATGAACTTAAAGAACCTGTTTTAGCTTGTCCTAATGATCCTGATAACGTCAAACTTTTAAGCGAAGTAGCAGGTACTCCTATTCAAGAGGTTTTTATTGGTTCTTGCATGACAAATATTGGACATTATCGAGCCGCTGCGAAGATCCTCGAAGGAGAAGAAGAAAATGCCGCACGATTATGGGTCAGTCCGCCAACAAGAATGGACGAAGAAATTCTGAAGAAAGAAGGATACTACGAAATCTTTGAAAAAGCTGGTAGCCGAATGGAAATGCCTGGTTGTTCTCTATGCATGGGCAATCAAGCTCGTGTAGAAGATAATTCAACTGTTTTCTCAACCAGTACAAGGAATTTCAACAACAGATTAGGAAAAGGAGCTCAGGTGTTCTTAGGAAGTGCAGAACTAGCCGCTGTTTGCGCTTTGTTGGGTCATATACCTACAACTGACGAATATCTTGCAATAGCTTCCAAAAAAGTTTCCCCTTTAACTCACGAAATATACAGATACTTAAACTTTGATGAAATACCAAACTTTATCGAAGATGGCCGTGTAATAACAAAAGAAGAAGAGGCCTCTATTTTACAAACCTAA
- a CDS encoding ClC family H(+)/Cl(-) exchange transporter yields MIKSQSQNPVQKKSSQSIKKLLQRKWLNVILALILTGLGAALTGILFKTGIHALEDYRSTLLIYMPRWIVLPILGALGGLISGSLIQNFAPAAKGAGVSHIIAFLRHKRVPMGLRVGIVKLFAGIIAIGSGFPLGPEGPAVQMGGSVAWKMAKWLKAPISFRRVIVAAGGGAGIAAIFSAPIGGFVYAIEELLNSARPVVLLLVVITTFWADSCADILQAIGLDQKAGGFVNNLGFQLERAYTPVIEFFPIDFIYLIVLGILLGFLAEMYCKYVLKMQVLGNKWFKNKTIQRMSLSGLLLGSMYSIIPESFHNIEGLQKIIVNESSSFTLAISIFLVLFFASGLAAASGAPGGLFYPMLTLGGAIGLASGIGVEALTGHVPTTYIFAGMGGFVAGCSRTPLTAMFLAFALTKNLLILKPLLITCIASFLTARIFNEHSIYERQITIEEGELR; encoded by the coding sequence ATGATCAAAAGTCAAAGTCAAAATCCCGTTCAAAAGAAATCAAGTCAAAGCATAAAAAAACTTCTTCAAAGAAAATGGTTAAACGTAATTCTTGCTCTCATACTCACAGGTTTAGGAGCAGCATTAACGGGAATATTATTTAAAACTGGAATTCATGCTTTAGAAGATTATCGATCAACTCTTCTTATATATATGCCTAGATGGATAGTTTTACCAATATTAGGAGCATTAGGAGGCTTAATTTCAGGATCACTCATTCAAAATTTTGCACCTGCAGCAAAAGGAGCAGGAGTAAGTCACATCATTGCATTTCTTCGCCATAAACGAGTCCCTATGGGATTAAGAGTGGGGATTGTAAAACTATTTGCTGGAATAATTGCTATTGGGAGTGGATTTCCACTAGGCCCAGAAGGCCCAGCAGTACAAATGGGAGGATCTGTTGCCTGGAAAATGGCTAAATGGCTAAAAGCCCCTATTTCATTTCGCAGAGTCATAGTTGCAGCAGGGGGAGGAGCGGGAATTGCAGCAATTTTCAGTGCACCTATTGGAGGATTTGTTTATGCAATTGAAGAACTCCTAAATTCAGCAAGGCCAGTAGTTCTCTTACTAGTAGTAATAACAACATTCTGGGCTGATAGTTGCGCAGATATTTTGCAAGCAATTGGACTAGATCAAAAAGCTGGTGGATTTGTTAATAATTTAGGTTTTCAATTAGAGAGAGCATATACACCAGTAATCGAATTCTTTCCAATAGATTTTATATACCTAATAGTTTTAGGAATCTTACTTGGATTCTTAGCAGAAATGTATTGCAAATATGTTTTAAAGATGCAAGTTCTAGGAAACAAATGGTTTAAAAATAAAACTATTCAAAGAATGAGTTTGTCAGGATTATTACTTGGCTCAATGTATTCAATAATTCCAGAAAGTTTTCACAATATCGAAGGATTGCAAAAGATTATTGTTAATGAAAGCAGTAGTTTCACGCTTGCAATAAGTATATTTTTAGTTTTATTTTTTGCTTCTGGTTTAGCAGCCGCCTCTGGAGCTCCAGGTGGTTTATTTTATCCAATGCTCACCCTAGGAGGGGCAATAGGATTAGCCAGCGGTATCGGAGTAGAAGCACTTACGGGCCATGTGCCAACAACATATATTTTTGCAGGTATGGGTGGATTTGTAGCTGGTTGTTCAAGGACACCTTTAACAGCAATGTTTTTAGCCTTCGCCTTAACTAAAAATCTCTTAATACTAAAACCACTTTTAATTACATGTATAGCTAGCTTTTTAACTGCTAGAATATTTAATGAACATTCAATTTATGAAAGACAAATTACAATTGAAGAAGGAGAATTAAGATAA
- a CDS encoding O-antigen ligase family protein — protein sequence MINNAYFCNLKNNFSENVGWSCFQIGVFCLPSSALISYVFLLVALFEGSFKRWDFYWREYWNYPLVLASFLMLLGCIRSDQGWLAWLGLFNWLPFFWCFWGFQPYLITPERRRKCASWLVLGSLPVLITGFGQLWLGWEGPWKLFDGLIIWFISPGGEPLGRLSGLFDYANITAAWLSGVWSFCLASVLYPFILGRNRVISFVLLIAFVSAMILTDSRNAWGAIFLGLPLVIGSASWSWLIPLMFICLLPVFIAVLPIFDFGIQQFARSIVPESIWMRLNDMKFIDTRPFEATRIGQWTTAATLIFEKPWLGWGAAAFSIIYPLRTGLFHGHSHNLPLELAVSHGIIVSFLINIFVFGLLLISSFYRIFNNLNHQKNIIIDRAWWTSTLILICFHATDIPLFDSRINILGWILLIGLKCMIDESTSNKISLKKFQKVLS from the coding sequence ATGATAAATAATGCTTACTTCTGTAATTTAAAAAATAATTTCTCAGAGAATGTTGGCTGGAGTTGTTTTCAGATAGGTGTATTTTGTTTGCCCTCAAGTGCGTTGATTTCTTATGTTTTTTTGCTTGTAGCTCTTTTTGAAGGAAGTTTCAAAAGATGGGATTTTTATTGGAGGGAATATTGGAATTATCCGCTAGTTCTCGCTTCTTTTTTGATGTTGCTTGGTTGTATTCGTTCTGATCAGGGTTGGTTAGCATGGCTTGGTCTTTTTAATTGGTTGCCATTTTTTTGGTGCTTTTGGGGCTTTCAACCATATTTGATAACTCCTGAACGAAGAAGAAAATGTGCTTCTTGGCTTGTCTTAGGAAGTCTTCCTGTTTTGATCACTGGTTTTGGTCAGTTATGGCTTGGATGGGAGGGGCCTTGGAAGCTTTTTGATGGTTTAATAATTTGGTTTATTTCTCCAGGTGGAGAGCCTTTAGGTAGATTGTCTGGATTGTTTGATTACGCGAATATCACTGCTGCATGGTTATCAGGCGTATGGTCATTCTGTTTGGCCTCTGTTTTGTATCCTTTTATTCTTGGACGAAATCGAGTTATTTCTTTTGTTCTCTTGATTGCGTTTGTTTCCGCAATGATTTTGACTGACTCTCGAAACGCATGGGGTGCAATTTTTTTAGGATTGCCGCTAGTTATTGGTTCAGCATCATGGAGTTGGTTAATACCTTTAATGTTTATTTGTTTGTTACCAGTTTTTATTGCGGTTTTGCCAATTTTTGATTTTGGCATACAACAATTTGCAAGAAGTATTGTGCCTGAATCTATATGGATGAGATTGAATGATATGAAGTTTATAGATACTAGACCTTTTGAAGCAACACGTATTGGCCAATGGACAACAGCAGCTACATTAATTTTTGAAAAACCATGGTTAGGCTGGGGAGCAGCAGCTTTCTCAATTATTTACCCTTTAAGGACAGGGTTGTTTCACGGCCATTCCCATAATTTGCCTTTAGAATTAGCAGTTAGCCATGGCATAATAGTTTCTTTTTTGATTAATATATTTGTGTTTGGCTTATTATTGATTTCCTCTTTTTATAGAATATTTAATAATTTAAATCATCAAAAAAACATAATTATTGATCGAGCTTGGTGGACTTCTACTTTGATTTTGATTTGTTTTCATGCGACAGATATTCCACTATTTGATAGCAGAATAAATATTTTAGGCTGGATATTATTGATAGGTCTTAAATGTATGATTGATGAATCTACAAGCAATAAAATTTCATTAAAAAAATTTCAAAAAGTTTTATCTTAA
- the purU gene encoding formyltetrahydrofolate deformylase: MSIKTVILQFICPDQPGLVSDLASWIASKNGNIRHADHHTDADAKLFLSRIEWDLDGFLLDKNEINTEVSLLEQRLNGKAVLSFSDDFPNVAIFVSKQSHCLVDLLWRVKAGELCMNVPLVISNHSDLEEICSSFSIPFKLIKVDKNNKAFSESKILALLKEYEIDLGVLAKYMQILSSSFLEKFPNLINIHHSFLPAFKGAQPYHQAWERGVKLIGATAHYVTQDLDAGPIIEQTISTVSHRDEVSDLIRKGRDLERVALARALRLHLRRQVIVYRGRTAVFT; encoded by the coding sequence GTGAGCATCAAAACAGTTATCTTGCAGTTCATTTGTCCTGATCAGCCAGGGCTTGTAAGTGATTTAGCAAGTTGGATAGCAAGTAAAAATGGGAATATTAGACATGCTGATCACCATACAGATGCAGATGCAAAATTGTTTCTTAGCCGTATTGAGTGGGATTTAGATGGTTTTTTGCTTGATAAAAATGAAATAAATACTGAGGTAAGTTTACTTGAGCAGCGATTGAATGGGAAAGCAGTATTGAGCTTCTCTGATGATTTTCCTAATGTTGCAATATTTGTTAGCAAGCAGAGTCACTGTTTAGTTGATCTTTTGTGGAGAGTTAAGGCAGGCGAATTATGTATGAATGTTCCTTTAGTCATTTCGAATCATTCAGATTTAGAGGAGATTTGCTCAAGTTTTTCTATTCCTTTTAAACTTATAAAAGTAGATAAAAATAATAAAGCGTTTTCAGAAAGTAAAATTTTAGCTTTATTAAAAGAGTACGAAATTGATTTAGGGGTTTTGGCTAAATATATGCAAATTTTAAGTAGTTCATTTTTAGAAAAGTTTCCTAATTTAATCAATATTCATCACTCTTTTTTACCCGCTTTCAAAGGTGCTCAACCATATCATCAAGCTTGGGAAAGGGGAGTGAAATTAATTGGAGCAACGGCCCATTATGTTACTCAGGATCTTGATGCTGGGCCCATAATTGAACAGACAATCTCTACTGTTAGTCATCGTGATGAAGTGTCAGATTTAATAAGAAAGGGTAGAGATCTGGAGCGAGTTGCTTTAGCAAGAGCCTTAAGATTGCATTTAAGGCGACAAGTTATTGTTTATAGGGGTAGAACTGCTGTGTTTACATGA
- a CDS encoding NAD(P)/FAD-dependent oxidoreductase codes for MNSQKANKNQTEISVIGGGIAGITTAFYLGKKGYKVNLIDPRVNSEINNLSPTNGTQAALGVLMGNVHKKSKGRSFLLRNKSMKLWKKWLIEINSSDSNVSFEKPLVKLASSEKEYQSMIELSKNKQEYGIELLDKTSLNFWNSIFEKKLIGGLISTEDGRLNPINLIKSLLKSLDQIKVNKIENSVIKIRKNLTSNKKRWKIYLENNQYINQDFIVICTALNTQKLVKPLGHEILLEPILGQVFELELENINMNWNKWPAILNYQSINFIHHNSNNMIVGATVENGNIPSLSEKKEMLNMNNTAPKWMRQAKVCREWNGIRARPKNEASPLIKELEPGLLINTGQYRNGILLAPSCAEWIGLKIDIANQY; via the coding sequence ATGAATAGCCAAAAAGCAAACAAGAATCAAACAGAAATCTCAGTCATTGGTGGTGGGATAGCAGGAATTACAACTGCCTTTTATCTAGGAAAAAAAGGTTATAAAGTAAATTTAATCGACCCAAGAGTCAACTCAGAAATAAATAATTTAAGTCCTACAAATGGAACACAAGCTGCTCTCGGTGTCCTTATGGGAAATGTCCACAAGAAATCAAAAGGAAGGTCTTTTTTACTACGAAATAAAAGTATGAAATTATGGAAAAAATGGCTTATTGAAATTAACTCTTCTGATTCAAATGTCTCTTTCGAGAAACCATTAGTTAAATTAGCAAGTTCTGAAAAAGAATATCAATCTATGATTGAGCTGAGTAAAAATAAACAGGAATATGGAATTGAACTTTTGGATAAAACCTCTTTAAATTTTTGGAATTCAATCTTTGAAAAAAAATTAATAGGAGGGTTAATCTCTACTGAAGATGGTCGATTAAATCCTATAAATTTAATAAAATCATTATTGAAAAGTCTTGATCAAATCAAGGTAAATAAAATTGAAAATAGTGTTATTAAAATAAGAAAAAATCTAACTTCAAATAAAAAAAGATGGAAAATCTATTTAGAAAATAACCAATATATAAATCAAGATTTTATCGTGATTTGTACTGCATTAAATACTCAAAAATTAGTGAAACCATTAGGTCATGAAATACTTTTAGAGCCGATATTAGGACAAGTTTTTGAATTAGAATTAGAAAATATTAATATGAATTGGAATAAATGGCCTGCAATATTAAATTATCAATCTATAAATTTTATACATCATAATAGCAATAATATGATTGTAGGAGCAACCGTCGAAAATGGCAATATACCAAGTTTATCTGAAAAAAAAGAGATGTTAAATATGAACAACACTGCTCCAAAATGGATGAGACAAGCAAAAGTATGCCGTGAATGGAACGGTATCAGAGCTAGACCAAAGAATGAGGCTTCTCCATTAATAAAAGAATTAGAACCTGGATTATTAATTAATACAGGTCAATACAGAAATGGTATTTTATTGGCTCCTTCATGCGCTGAATGGATTGGACTTAAGATAGATATAGCGAATCAATATTAG
- the dnaK gene encoding molecular chaperone DnaK: MGKVVGIDLGTTNSCVAVMEGGKPTVIANAEGFRTTPSVVAYTKNQDQLVGQIAKRQAVMNPENTFYSSKRFVGRRVDEVNDESKEVSYGVEKAGSNVKLKCPILDKQFSPEEVSAQVLRKLSEDAGKYLGESVTQAVITVPAYFNDSQRQATKDAGKIAGLEVLRIINEPTAAALAYGLDKKSNERILVFDLGGGTFDVSVLEVGDGVFEVLSTSGDTHLGGDDFDRVIVDHLASTFKGNEGIDLRQDKQALQRLTEAAEKAKIELSNATQSEINLPFITATPEGPKHLDLTLTRGKFEELASKLIDRCRVPVEQALKDAKLSTGEIDEIVMVGGSTRMPAVKELVKRVTTKDPNQTVNPDEVVAVGAAIQGGVLAGEVKDILLLDVTPLSLGVETLGGVMTKMISRNTTVPTKKAETYSTAVDGQTNVEIHVLQGEREMASDNKSLGTFRLDGIPPAPRGVPQIEVTFDIDANGILSVNAKDKGSGKEQSISITGASTLSDNEVDKMVKDAEMNASADKEKRDKIDIKNQAETLVYQAEKQIGELGDKVDDDAKTKVEEKRVKLKDAIEKDDYETMKSLVEELQQELYALGASVYQQANAASQAADGSNTDSKTDGDDVIDAEFTESK; the protein is encoded by the coding sequence ATGGGGAAGGTTGTAGGAATCGATCTAGGAACTACAAATAGTTGTGTTGCTGTTATGGAAGGCGGCAAGCCTACTGTAATAGCAAATGCTGAAGGATTTAGAACAACTCCATCTGTGGTCGCATATACAAAGAATCAGGATCAATTAGTCGGACAAATTGCTAAACGCCAAGCGGTGATGAATCCTGAAAATACTTTTTATTCATCAAAGAGATTTGTTGGTCGACGGGTTGATGAGGTAAATGACGAATCTAAAGAAGTAAGCTATGGAGTTGAAAAGGCAGGTTCTAACGTTAAATTAAAATGCCCAATACTTGATAAGCAGTTCTCTCCTGAAGAGGTAAGTGCTCAAGTTTTAAGAAAACTTTCTGAAGATGCTGGAAAATATTTAGGCGAATCAGTCACTCAAGCTGTAATTACAGTACCTGCGTACTTCAACGACTCGCAACGCCAAGCCACTAAAGATGCAGGAAAGATTGCAGGCTTAGAAGTTCTCAGAATTATTAATGAGCCAACTGCTGCTGCACTAGCATATGGTTTAGATAAAAAAAGCAATGAAAGAATTTTAGTCTTTGATTTGGGTGGAGGTACCTTTGATGTATCTGTTTTAGAAGTAGGTGATGGAGTATTCGAAGTTCTTTCTACATCTGGAGACACTCATCTAGGTGGGGATGATTTTGATCGAGTGATTGTTGATCATTTGGCTTCCACATTCAAAGGGAATGAAGGCATTGATTTACGCCAAGACAAACAAGCACTACAACGTTTAACTGAAGCCGCTGAAAAAGCCAAGATAGAATTATCTAATGCGACTCAAAGTGAAATAAATCTTCCATTCATTACAGCTACGCCTGAAGGACCAAAGCATCTTGATTTGACTCTCACAAGAGGTAAGTTCGAGGAGTTAGCGTCGAAACTTATTGACCGTTGTAGGGTTCCTGTAGAACAAGCTTTAAAGGATGCAAAATTATCTACTGGAGAAATAGATGAGATTGTTATGGTTGGAGGGTCTACCCGAATGCCAGCAGTCAAAGAGTTAGTCAAAAGAGTTACAACTAAAGATCCAAATCAAACTGTCAACCCAGACGAAGTAGTTGCTGTTGGAGCTGCTATTCAAGGTGGTGTTCTTGCTGGTGAAGTTAAAGATATTTTGCTACTTGATGTAACTCCTTTATCTCTTGGAGTTGAAACTTTGGGTGGGGTTATGACGAAAATGATTTCAAGAAATACTACTGTGCCTACCAAAAAAGCCGAGACTTATTCAACTGCAGTTGATGGCCAAACAAATGTAGAAATTCATGTTTTACAAGGCGAACGCGAAATGGCTTCTGATAACAAAAGCTTGGGGACCTTTCGTTTAGATGGAATCCCTCCTGCTCCCAGAGGAGTTCCTCAAATTGAAGTGACTTTTGATATTGATGCTAATGGAATTCTTAGTGTCAACGCAAAAGATAAAGGAAGTGGTAAAGAGCAAAGTATTTCTATTACCGGTGCATCTACTTTGTCAGATAATGAAGTTGATAAAATGGTCAAAGATGCAGAAATGAATGCTTCTGCTGATAAAGAAAAGCGTGACAAAATTGATATAAAAAATCAAGCTGAAACACTTGTTTATCAAGCTGAAAAACAAATAGGAGAACTTGGCGATAAAGTTGATGATGATGCAAAAACCAAAGTCGAAGAGAAACGCGTTAAGTTAAAAGATGCCATTGAAAAAGATGATTATGAAACTATGAAGTCTTTAGTTGAAGAGCTTCAACAAGAATTGTATGCATTAGGAGCTTCTGTATATCAACAAGCAAATGCTGCTTCACAAGCTGCTGATGGTTCTAATACTGATAGCAAAACTGATGGTGACGATGTTATTGACGCTGAATTTACTGAATCAAAATAA